A window of the Brassica oleracea var. oleracea cultivar TO1000 chromosome C1, BOL, whole genome shotgun sequence genome harbors these coding sequences:
- the LOC106294645 gene encoding uncharacterized protein LOC106294645, whose translation MESLGGGIGFSNTSSATTTRKKRSTTLRRPWNERQLQDASSLPSTPIPVYNEKRIEEREAVESDEGSTNGSFQGSNQGHSTASTEGFLVPTIKKVKLKVGGSSKVISASDSASDIGLCSAKSSHASLDTTSKADSGKTNTYPVRKSNRISKRRVLDDDDEEIQFLRKVKMGKVVTAEEDVEEDEERNRKHKKLSKVMKQNVEYPRGVGTSDKSGKKDKKSGKEAFDDDDDYVKDEEEGLSDAEVELESKSGRARRRESLSEVKTEMTVTTRRRSGHSGNLIEFPGGLPPAPPRKRKEDGLEVDQQLKKAEAAQRRKLQVEKAARESEAEAIRKILGQDSSRKKKEDKIKKQQEDKAKDKAAESIARRSDTVKWVMGPSGTIVTFPEELGLPSIFNSRPQSYPPPRERCAGPECTNPYKYRDSQSNLPLCSLQCYKAMKG comes from the exons ATGGAAAGCCTAGGAGGAGGTATAGGTTTCAGTAACACGAGCAGTGCAACAACAACAAGGAAGAAGAGGAGCACTACATTGCGCCGGCCCTGGAATGAACGACAGTTACAGGATGCTTCATCATTGCCCTCCACACCAATCCCTGTCTAT AATGAGAAGAGGATAGAAGAGAGGGAAGCAGTGGAGTCAGATGAAGGTTCAACGAATGGTTCATTCCAAGGAAGTAATCAGGGCCACAGCACTGCATCCACTGAAGGGTTTCTTGTCCCTACAATCAAGAAGGTTAAACTCAAAGTCGGTGGCTCATCGAAAGTTATATCTGCATCCGATAGTGCTTCTGATATTGGCTTGTGCTCAGCAAAGTCCTCCCACGCATCGTTGGACACCACAAGCAAGGCAGATTCAGGCAAAACAAATACTTATCCCGTTCGAAAGAGCAACCGGATTTCTAAACGACGTGTTCTTGATGATGATGACGAAGAGATTCAGTTTCTGAGAAAGGTGAAAATGGGTAAAGTTGTTACTGCGGAAGAAGACGTTGAGGAGGATGAAGAAAGGAATAGAAAACATAAAAAGCTGTCCAAGGTAATGAAACAAAATGTTGAATACCCGCGTGGTGTTGGAACGTCAGACAAGTCTGGCAAGAAGGATAAAAAGTCAGGAAAAGAAGCATTTGATGATGATGATGATTATGTCAAAGACGAGGAAGAAGGTCTGAGTGATGCAGAGGTTGAGCTAGAAAGTAAGAGCGGGAGAGCTAGAAGAAGAGAAAGTCTGAGTGAAGTTAAGACAGAAATGACTGTGACTACTCGTCGACGTTCTGGACATAGCGGAAACCTCATCGAGTTTCCTGGTGGCTTACCTCCAGCTCCACCTCGAA AGCGGAAAGAAGATGGGTTAGAGGTCGATCAGCAACTAAAGAAAGCTGAGGCTGCCCAGAGACGTAAACTGCAAGTCGAAAAAGCAGCTAGAGAGTCAGAG GCTGAGGCAATCAGGAAGATCTTAGGCCAAGACTCTAGCAGAAAAAAGAAGGAAGATAAAATAAAGAAACAACAAGAAGACAAGGCTAAG GACAAGGCTGCAGAATCGATAGCCCGTAGATCAGACACAGTGAAGTGGGTAATGGGTCCTTCAGGAACCATCGTAACCTTCCCAGAAGAACTTGGATTACCATCTATATTCAACTCTAGACCTCAAAG CTATCCTCCACCGCGGGAGAGATGTGCGGGTCCAGAATGTACGAACCCATACAAATACAGAGATTCACAATCAAACCTTCCATTGTGCAGCCTCCAGTGCTACAAGGCGATGAAAGGCTAG